The DNA segment ATGTTCGATGTATCTGTTGCAAATTCTCGACGACTTGAGCCACCACCTAACACTACGGACTGGAAGGTTATTGAAACAAAATTTAACGCTACGCAGCTACATCAACAAGAAGCTGCTTTCACTGTTGGTAATGGTTATCTAGGAACCCGTGGGACTTTTGAGGAAGGGTATCCTCACAATTGTCCATCCACAACGATTTACGGTGTTTATGATCATGTGGCAATAGCTCATACTGAACTTGTGAATTGCCCGAACTGGTTGCCATTAGTGGTGACAGTCGCAGGCGATCGCTTTGGTTTAGATAGCGGTGAAATTATCAAATATCAACGTCGCCTGGATCTGCGTTTGGGTTTAACCAATCGTGATGTCCGCTGGCGTAGTCCAGCAGGTCATACCCTAGACTTCCACTTTGAACGTTTTAGCAGTTTGGCAGATCAACATATTTCAGCAATCGGTTGTCACATTACATCTATAGACTTTGAAGGTGAGATCACAGTTGAAGTGGGATTTGATCCTAAACCGAATAACCAAGGTGTGGGACATTGGCGAACCTTAAACCAAGGCGGTATTGAGCAGATTATCTGGTTGCAAAGTCGAACTACCCACTCAGGTATTCAACTAGGAATGGCGGCCAAGTTAGTGGTAGATGGTGACGATACTGCACCCATATATGTAGAAAATACTTCTGAATCTTCCAACTTGGTAACTACCTTTGAGTCATTTCCAGGAAAAACAGTGGCTGTAGAAAAGATTGTTACCTTGTTTACTTCACAAGATACAGAGATTCCTATCGCAGCAGCCCTACAGAGATTAGCCGATGAACCTAGATACAGTAACCTATTAGCTGCTCACATTGAGGCTGCGATGAATTTGCAGCAGGCTATTTTTGTAATTGGTGTTCCCTAAAGTGTGACTGGTGAATCTACATAAATAGTTGGGTCTTGCATCGTAAACTCAATTCCAAACGTCACTAGCTTTTTAGAAATTTTTTCATTGGCTAACTCCAATAGACGTTTACGTAGTTGCAGAGAGTTATCACTAGAACCCAAAATAAAGAACGTCACTCTTGTTCGAGTTGTTTGCTTTGCAGAATTATTATTTAAAAAAGTAATACTAGTGCTTCCGGGATCTATACCAAACAGTGAGTTAGTACTTTCGGCTACTACCTGCTCTACTAAAGCTTGTTCTTGATGTTCCAGCAGCTTGACAAAATCGAGGTAGAGTAAGACCATTACTTTTTTACCTCGCGTAATATTCTCAATTTCTAAGTTGGCTAATATCGAATTGGGAATAATAAACAAAGTACTCTTCGCAGCCGTCCTAATTTTACTAGAACGAATCCCTATTGATTCAACTCTACCAAATAACCCTTCAGGAATTTGGGGAGATTTCTGTAAACGAATATATTCTCCAGGAATAAAGGGTCTATCTAAATACAAGACGATGGTTCCTAACAATTGCTCTAGTGTCTTTTGAGCAGCAAAAGCGATCGCTAATCCTCCGATACCAAAACCAGTTAATAAACCAATTAAATTAAATTGCTGACTCTGAGCAAAAGCAATTATAGCAATAAAGCCAATCATGACATTGGCTAAAGTTTCAAATACTAAAAGCAATTCGTCTACTTCTCGTCCCAATTTACCCACTAATTCAATGCCGTATGCTCGAATAAATTGACGAAATAAACGAGAAAATAGCCAAGCTAGGCTAATAATGACAGCTAAATCTACAAGGGGTGCAAGAAATCTATATATAGATTGATATTCAATAATCCATGCTAAGGATAATGAAATCAGAATTAAAGTACCCGCTATTCTAAATAAGTTTCTAATCGGTTCAACTAAATTGTTGTAAATACTGGCTACCTGCTGCGGTGCAAAACGTTGAATAATAATTCTCAGCAATGTAGGAGTATACCTTCCAGCTAGTACAGACAGAAGAATAAAAAATACAAATATTCCAAATCTAGATAGGAATAATATTGTGGTGTCACGCTGTAAAAAGTCGAGAATAGTTTGTGAAATCTGATTCATTATGTCTAAATGGTAATCGGTGAGTCAACATAAATTGTTGGTTCTTCTATCTCAAATTCAATACCATATTCTTTCAAGTATTGAGTTATAGTTTGAGTTGCCAAATCTAGAAGTTGACGACGTAATTCCATTGAAACATCTCCAGAACCCAAAATAAAGAAAGAAACTTGAGCTTGACTTTTTTCTGGGTCTGCTAAATTATTAATATCCTTAAAACTTACGTCTGTGTTACGTGAATCTAGTCCAAAAATACCATTTGTACTTTCTAAAATTACTTGCCGAATTAGCGCCCTTTCTTCGCTACTGATGGTTCGATAAAAGGTCAAATAAAGTATAGACATAACTTTTTTTGCCCCAGTGAAGTTTTCAATATTTACTTGCGTCAAGGAACTATTGGGAACTATGACGACGGTTCCTTTACCAGAGGTACGAATACGAGTAGACCTCAAGCCGATAGATTCAACTCTGCCAAAAATACCGTCAGGAAGTCCGATATAATCATCAATTACGAAGGGACGGTCAAGATAGATTACAATACCACCCAACACTTGCTCTAATGTCTTTTGAGCAGCAAAAGCTACTGCTAAACCACCAATTCCTAAACTGGCTAGCAATCCTAAAAGATTAATTTGATGACTTTGAGCATAGAGCAGAATAGCTACAACAATAATGATGATATTCGCTATCCATTTAAAGAGGATGAGAAATTCACTGCTGATTTTCTGTCCAGTTTTAAAAGCTGCATTTAATAAGTAAAAATCAAAGAAGTTTTTAAATAACTTAGAAGCTAATAAACTTGTAGCGATCGCTAAAGTTAAACTAATAATAATTTCTAATGATTTAGCCCAGCTATTTTTCGGTAGTTGAAATGAAATAAACTCAATACAAAAAATTACGGATACAGAAATTATTAAAATTTCATTAGGTTTAATTAGCTTTTGGTAAATGTCTTTAGTTTGGAAAAGTTTTAATTGTTTCAAGAGAAATTTTAACCATATAAAAGTTAAACGAAAAGTTACGAATATGAAAGCTCCAACGACTAGTCCCAGTAAGGCAATTGTGATCTCTTTAATTGTAATAATTTCTGGTAAAAAATCTAACATTTATCCCATGAATGATGCAATTTTCTCTTTAACTCAACTCTGCACAAGGAATAGCGTTTACTACCTCTTATAGACGCGTCTCTAGTTATGGATTAGTTTCGCTCTCAGATGTCTAGTCAACGACTCAAATTTGTTTCGCAATCAATATTACAATTATTAGTCACTCATTTGAGTGTTGAGAAAATGCTATCCACAAGTAAATACTGGATAGGTATGCTACTGATATCAGGCAGATATTTAATATACAATTAAAGTCTTTCATGTTACTGGACTCAAGGTAAAAGTGTGTGAGAAGCTGGAAAATTTTAGTGTATAAGCCTTGCTGTCAACATCCAAATAATGGGATGCTGAAAAATAAGTTTAAGAACAAATGCTTAAACTAAGCCAAATTAATTAGCTCATTTAATAGATGGAACTACGAAATTAGGGCAGGTTAGACACGGCTAACTCCCAACAGTTATTTATCGAAAATGAATGTACAAACAAATACACTTTACAACCTAACCTCAATTCGGCTGAGGTAGGCGGCTAAAGAGCTGTGATGAGTTAAACTCGCCTAATCTTTGACTAGCTTTTCACCAAAGCTTTAGTTCTGCTACTAGCCCCACACTGCTGTTCAGACCAGCAGCAATAACCAGCTAGCTAGCATTCATTGGTTAGCCTATGGGTTTATTATGTACGCTATCGTGATCTTTGCTATCTATTATAAATCTAAACTAGACTAAAGCCAAAAAAATAATTAGAAAATTTAGTCTTTCCAGCAGTTGTGCGGAATGTTTAATTAATGTAGCGGTAATTAAAAGCTGAAAAAGTCTGTTTGCTCAGGCGATCGCTATGAAAAACTAGTAAAATATACTCATAGCATTTCCTATGTATTTTTTCTCAAAGTTAACTTCCAAGCCCTTTCTGTGTCGGGGTTAGCGTGTATACACAAGTCCCCGAATGATTCAAAAATTACCGAATTGCAATACAGCGCAGTTCTCCTGGAGGATTTGCTATAATTTGACAGCTTTAAACGAATTAGCACAAGCGATCGCGCATCATCTAGGATAATTTTAGCTCAATCAGGGTAGGCGATGGCGCACAGCGCCAGCCGCAGGCGATAGCTGCGCTCGCCGAAGGCATCGCATGACTCCACTTTTTAAAACAGAGGCAAAAACTCTATGCGGTCTTGATACTCGTTATCAAATGAACCTTCTGCTATCAAAAGTAACTGTTCTAGATTTTCACCAACGCTTAATTTTGGACTTAGAAGGAATATTCCTGGCACATGATGCTTTTGAGCTATATGATCTGCCAAGTGAACTGGCATAGATTTGCGGTTGTTAGTGACTAGAACAAAATCGTTTTCTTCACACCAAAGCAAAATTTCAGGGTCTAATGTTCCCTTTTGTGGAGTAGTTAAATCTCCAACCGCCATGACAAACAAATCAGGCTGGAAGCGGCGTAATTGAATTGTGTAAATCGGATCAACGTTCTCATCTATGAGATACTTAAGCGCCATGAGATGGAATCGCCATTTTTTCAGCCTTTAATTTACGTAGTTTTTCTACAACTGGGTTGGGGTTGCGGCGTTGTTCTTCTCTCATGCGATCGCCCCACTCTAGCCAATCTTTTATATAAGCATCTATTGCTTGCTGATTGTGTAAGTAGTAAAGAATAGTTGCATAAACTTGTTCTAAAGTCAATGAGGTGTAAGTTTTGGCAATCTCTTCGGGAGTTTTAGCACGGAAGAGGTAGTCAAACAAAATGGTTTCAATTCCTACTCGTGTACCCTGAAGCCGAATATCATCAGGCGCTAGAAAGTTAAAGTAGTCTTCGAGTTGCATAGTTAGCTGAGGCTAATAATATATGTATTCCTTGATCGTAGCATTGAGCCTACTTGAGCGATGGCGCGGAGCGCCCGCAGCAGGCGATAGCTGCGCTCGCCGAAGGCATCGCATTAATCCACCTCTAACTCACCTACCACCAAAATTCTCAATTGTGTTACGTAACAAACCTTCCCGATGCTTATCTGCTTCTCGTCTACTCTGAGAAACCCATCAATAATGAATTTCATGAAGCGATTTTATGAATGCTTTTGACTTGGCTGAGTCGTGCTGCAAATAACAGAACAGCCAAAATATCTTCAGATTCTAAGTCTTCATAATCTGCCAATATTTCCTCAGTAGTCATGCCAGAACTGAGCATTTCTAGGATAAACTCAACTGGATAACGTAGTCCTCTAATGCAGGGTTTTCCGTGACAGATATGAGGGTTCAGGGTTATACGTTGTAGCAGTGTGTCATCCATGCTGTGAGATAGCCACAAAAATGATCATCATCTATCAGCATATCATCAGGAACTAGAAAGTTAAACTAACATTCAGCCATTGAGCGATCGCATCATCTAGGATAATTTTAGCTCAATGAAGGTCAGGCGGTTGGCTCAAAATGTAACACCATAATCTGCTCTGGAGTTAAACCAACAGATTCATAGGTTTGTCCATTGTGATCGCTAAATTCTACTTCAAACGCAGCACCATCGGCTAATAACTCGACTATTGTACCAACTTGACCACGCAACAAATTATATTCCGGTATATCATCTGTGAGTGCTATTACATCTAGTAACTTTGGTGTATTCTGACTCATTTTTTATAACCTCGAAGATTTGTAGATTTGTAGGTTGGGTTGAGGAACGAAACCCAACATTAATTACAATATACGAATGGGTGGTGTTGGGTTGCGCTGCGCTTAACCCAACCTACGAGGTAAAATAAATATAATAAAATACGAATTTACGCAAAAGATATTTACATTATGGAATATCGTCGCGCCAAGGTGCAAGGAGGAACATACTTTTTTACATTAGTCACAGAAAAAAGACAAAAAATATTATGTTTACCAAATAATGTTTTTTTACTAAGAGATGCTTTTCGCTACGTGATGCAGAAACATTCTTTTATTATAGATGCTGTTGTTATTTTGCCTGATCATCTCCACTGTATTTGGACTTTACCAGAAAAAGATCAGGATTTTTCCACTCGTTGGCGTTTGATTAAAAGTTATTTTAGTCGTAGATGTGAAACTATTTTACCAGAAAATATATCTATATCTAAACAAAAGAAACAACAACGTGCAGTATGGCAAAATCGTTTTTGGGAACATTTAATTAAAGATGAGATAGATTTTCAAAATCATATTGAATATATTCACTATAATCCAGTGAAACATGGTTTGGTAAAATCACCAAAAGATTGGGAATATTCCAGTTTTCATCGTTCTGTACGTCAAGGTATCTATGACATTATGTGGGGTGCGGGTGAGGAAATTATTTTTGATGACCATATTGGAAACGAGTAGGTTGGGTAGAACGAAGTGAAACCCAACATTAACTGCAATATACGAATGGGTGGTGTTGGGTTGCGCTGTGCTTAACCCAACCTACAATTAAACTGATTTTAATTAATTCTTTCTAACCATGTTTTTAATGCTCTATTAACAATATTTTTAGTTTCATCAACAAATATTTGGTTGTATACTTGTCCTAAATGTATAAGTTCTGAAAATAATCTTCCTGAATGTTTTGGCACAGAATAAAATATTTTATTAAAGAATTTTTCCCACAATATACTTTTTTCTTTCACAGGAGCATATCGCGAATATGTGAGATATTCTTCTGTTGTATCAACTTGCATTCTAACAATAGTTTTATTTTTACGGTCGGGAATAATTAGCCATAAAAATAATATGATCTTCTTTGATTTTCTATCAAACGAAAATTCCGCACATTGTCTCAGTTTATCCTTGCCATACCTACTTGCATAGACAATACTTTTATTCACTATGATTTCTTCTATCCTGTGGTCAAAACTTAATATTTCCTGTCTGATTTGCTTTAAGTTTTCTAATTCTGTTTCTGTCAATGCACCTAACCAATCTAACAATAATCTTGGTGCTTCAGGAATTTTATCATTTTGTTGATTTTGTAAATTAACAAAATGATAATTAATTTTTATCAGATTTGCTTCTGACTGGTTAGAAATTTGAGATACAGAAAAATAAAATTCGTTATCTTCTTTACATATAATAGAAAAAGTAAATAGCTCGAAGTTTAAGCGGCTATGTTTTTCATCAATTAAATTATGCCGATGAAAGTTAGGACATATTGCCAATAACCGAACTTCTTGATCATAATCAACATTATCTTTAAAAGGTTTTTCTTCTGCTAAATTCTCATAATAGCGTGTCAGTTGATTAATAATATAACGATCTTCTGTATTTTTTAATTCAATAATAGTTAGTTGATTATTTTTGCCAATTCCTATAATGTCACAAATCTCTCCTTTTATATATAATTGCCGTGCTAAAGGCTTTAGTTCAAATATTTCTGCTAAATTATCCCAAACAAAGGTTTCTAATTCAGACTCATCAATAAATTTCCAGCCTTGAACAGTTTTTTGTAATGCTACTTTGTTTTTCATCGTGGTGATAGCAGTAATAATATATTTAATTTATACTAAAAACTGCCTGATTATACCTGTTCAGTCCCGTAGTGAAACCCAACATTAACTGCAATATACCGATGGGTTGTGTTGGGTTTCGTTCCTCTACCCAACCTACAATTATTCGTTTCAGTCTTGGCGCGAAACTTAAACTTTAGTACACTTACCCAAAAAATTCCCATAACCTCAAAAACCGATAACTGGTGTTGGGTTTCGTTCCTCTACCCAACCTACGAACTAGAATCATGCCCATCTCTTATAATTGATCGGATAACCTGCACATATAATCTTAGGCATGAGACTGTGACAGAACCTGGAAACTACAAAGATACGGTAAACTTACCCAAGACTAAATTCGATATGCGGGCTAACGCTATCAAGCGGGAACCTGAAATCCAAAAATTCTGGGCGGAAAATAACATTTACGATCGCCTGTCCCAAGAAAACCCCGGCGAATTATTTATACTTCATGATGGGCCTCCCTACGCCAACGGCTCATTGCATATTGGTCATGCCTTAAATAAAATTCTCAAAGATATTATTAACCGCTACCAACTGCTGCAAGGGCGTAAAGTTAGATACGTGGCGGGTTGGGATTGTCACGGATTACCCATTGAGTTGAAGGTTCTGCAAAAGATGAAGTCGGCAGAACGGCAAAGTTTAACGCCTTTAAAACTGCGGGAAAAAGCGAAAGAGTTTGCCCTAGCTACTGTAGATGAACAACGGGAATGTTTTAAACGTTACGGTATTTGGGGTGACTGGGAGCATCCTTATCTGACTCTGAAGCCGGAATATGAAGCGGCGCAAATCGGTGTCTTCGGTCAGATGGTGTTAAAAGGATACATCTATCGCGGTTTGAAGCCGGTTCACTGGAGTCCTAGTTCTAAAACGGCTTTGGCTGAAGCGGAGTTGGAATATCCCGAAGGTCACACTTCGAGAAGTATCTATGCGGCTTTTCCTGTTACGGGGCTGTCTGAGGCTGCTAAACCTGTGTTGGGTGAATTTTTGCCCAATTTGGGTGTGGCTATCTGGACTACTACTCCTTGGACGATTCCGGGGAATTTGGCTGTGGCGGTGAATGGTGATTTGAATTATTCTGTGGTGGAGGTGGAACCCCACCCCCCAACCCCCTCCCCGCAAGCAGGGAGGGGGAGTGAAGAAGGGACTGAGGGGGTAAGGTTCCGTTACCTTATCGTCGCCGCAGACTTAGTAGAACGTTTGTCAGCTACCCTTTCCACTCAGCTAACTGTAAAAGCTACGTTTAAGGGTCAGGTTTTAGAACATTCTACTTATCGTCATCCTTTGTTTGATAGGGAGAGTCCGGTGGTGGTGGGTGGTGATTATATCACTACTGAGTCGGGTACTGGGTTGGTACATACTGCACCGGGTCACGGTCAAGAAGATTACATTGTTGGTCAGCGTTATGGTTTGCCGATTCTTGCGCCTGTGGATGACAATGGTGATTTTACTCAGGAGGCGGGTGAGTTTGCTGGGTTGAATGTTTTGGGTGATGGAAATCAGGCGGTAATTGATGCGCTGACTGCTGCTGGTTCTTTGTTGAAGGAGGAAGCTTACGCCCACAAATATCCTTATGATTGGCGGACGAAAAAGCCAACGATTTTCCGGGCGACTGAACAATGGTTTGCTTCGGTGGCTGGTTTTCGGGATGAGGCTTTAAAGGCGATCGCTAGTGTAAAATGGATTCCAGCCCAAGGTGAAAATCGCATCCGTCCAATGGTGGCCGAACGTTCTGATTGGTGTATTTCCCGTCAGCGTTCTTGGGGTGTACCCATTCCGGTGTTCTACGATGAAGCCACTGGGGAACCATTGCTGAATGAGGAAAGTATCAACCACGTCCAAGGAATTATTGCTGAGAAAGGTTCTAATGCTTGGTGGGAAATGTCGGTTGAGGAGTTATTACCAGAGTCTTACCGCAATAATGGCAAGTCTTACCGCAAAGGTACAGATACAATGGATGTCTGGTTTGATTCTGGTTCATCTTGGGCATCTGTGGTGAAACAGCGTCCAGAGTTACGCTATCCTGCTGATATGTATTTGGAAGGTTCCGACCAACATCGGGGTTGGTTTCAGTCCAGCTTGCTCACCAGTGTAGCGGTAAATGGCATTGCACCTTACAAAACTGTCTTAACTCACGGCTTTGTTTTAGATGAACAAGGACGAAAAATGAGTAAATCTGTGGGGAATGTGGTTGACCCCCAAATTGTGATTAATGGCGGAAAAGACCAGAAAAAAGAACCCCCTTATGGTGCTGATATCCTGCGGTTGTGGGCTTCTTCGGTAGATTATTCTTCTGATGTGCGTCTGGGTGGTACTATCATCAAGCAAATGAATGATGTTAGAGGCAAGATTCGCAATACAGCGCGGTTCTTGTTGGGTAGCTTGCATGATTTCGACCCGGTTAAGGATGCAGTTCCTCTGTCAGATTTGCCCGAACTTGACCGCTATATGTTGCACCGCATGACTGAGGTGTTTGAGGAAGTTACAGCAGCTTTTGAAAGTTTCCAATTCTTCCGCTTTTTCCAAACTGTCCTGAATTTCTGCGTGGTGGATTTATCCAACTTCTATTTAGATGTTGCCAAGGATAGATTGTACATCAGTTCCCCGGATGCTTTCCGCCGCCGCAGTTGTCAAACGGTGTTGCAAATTGCTTTGGAGAATTTAGCACGGGCGATCGCACCTGTTTTGTGTCACACTGCTGAAGATATCTGGCAATTTATCCCTTACCAAACACCATGCAAATCAGTGTTTGAAGCTGGTTGGTTGCAGGTAAATGAGAAATGGCGTAATCCTGAATTGGCGCAGTTCTGGGAAAAAGTCCGCAAAATTCGCGATGATGTGAATAAGGTTTTAGAACAAGCCAGGGGAGAAAAAATGATTGGTTCTTCCCTAGAAGCAAAAATCCTGCTATATGTCAAGGATGAGCAATTGCGTTCTGCGGTGAAAGCCCGAAATCCTGAAATTGGTAATGGTATCGATGAACTGCGGTATCTATTTATCACCTCCCAAGTGGAAGTATTAGACTCTGCGGAAGCATTGCAAGGTTTGAAATATAATTTGCAGTCTGATAGCTGGGGAATTGCGGTAGTAGATGCAGAGGGGAAAAAGTGCGATCGCTGTTGGAATTACTCCACCCATGTGGGAGAATCAGCAGAGCATCCCTTGCTGTGTGAACGGTGCGTTCCAGCCTTAGCGGGAGAGTTTTAATAAAATACACAACCTCACCCCCGGCCCCTCTCCTTAGCAAGGAGAGGGGAGGAATATCAAGTCTAGTTTAATACTTCCTACTCCCCTCCTCGCTTGCGGGGAGGGGTTAGGGGTGGGGTCTTATGATTGTAGTAATTGTAACTAATTAACCAGACTTGATTTCAAATTCGCCCAGGACATTAGAACATAAACTGATCATAAAAGTTAGACACCGAAAAGCTTTTACCCTACTCCCCACTCCCCACTCCCCATTCCCCTACAACTTCTGCAACAACTCCTGAGTTAACTGAAAAAATGCTTTGGAACCAGATGATTGAGGTGCAGTTAAAACAACCGGCATAAAACTATCCACAGCCTTAGCCACATTCATATCAACAGGTATTTGTGCCTTACAGATTTTATCTACACCAAAATCTTCCACAACTCGGTGCATAACTTGTCTGTAATATCTGCCATTTAGCAGATTAGAACTAGCCATACTAAAGACAATTCCCAACATTTTGATATCTATCTTAGCTTCCTGCTCGTGACTGTCTTTTAATTGAGCGATGCGTCTTTCTAAGAGTTGAATACCCACCACAGATAAAGGTTCTGGTTTAGCAGGAAGAATGTAAAAATCACTTGCAGCCAAAGCACTACGAGTCAATAAATTATAGCCAGGCGCACAATCTAGAAGAATGAAATCATACTCATCGCGCACTGGTTTTAAAATATTATTAATCAAGACCCTCTCAAAACGATTCCACACAGTTTCAAAATCCTGTTCACCCAAAGCAGTTGCTTGTTGGTGCAGCATTTCCGAGACTAGAAACTCATCATATAAGTCAATATCTCCGGGTAATAAATCTAGCCCAGACAGATTACAAACTTGAGATTTGATAATATCATGAATTGTCAGTTTTGCTTCTGGTTCGGGATTTATAACTTGGTCTATCAAATATCGAAATGTCTTGCGTTGTTTGCGAAGTTTGGCAAAATCTAACGGCGACATTAAACTCAGTGTGGCGCTGATTTGGCTATCTAAATCAAGCACAAGCACCCGCTTCCCATGATTTTTAGCTAAACAAGTAGCGATGTTGACGGTGAGGGTGGTTTTACCAACGCCGCCTTTCATATTTGCAGTAGCAATTACATATCCCATTAGTTAAGTCCTTTGTTGACGCATTCCCATACCTAGGTAGCGTATACTCCTATTGAATAATTAAAACTTCTATTAAATTTAATATTTTCCGCAACTTTAAAGGTTAGCTTTGTCTCGATTGAGGCTGTTAGATTATAGCAGCACAGATTGAGTTGTCAAATACTTCTAAGGAAAAATACTCAAAACGAGCTTTTAGATTTGTGTACAGTAATTTTCTATCTTTTTTACCTCACGCAGAGACGCACCAGGCGCGGAGAGTATGATTGAAATCTATAAAAACTGCAATCAATGTGAATTTATGTTGCTAGAGCCATAATATATTCATTTTTTGTCAAAATACTAAACATAGTCTCATTTATATACATATCATTAAGTAATCTTTATAACACATAGAACCCAGCCTGTGTCATAATTTGAGGTGTATACGGTTTTTGTCAATAGTTCCAATTTTCTTGAGGTAAAAAATTTTGCCTTTTAATCCTGAACTGTGTCGTAACGAAAGCGAAGTTGAAAGCAAACTCATAGTTCAGTATTTGCTGCCACAGTTAGGGTATACTCCCGATACATGGCATCAAGAAGTTGCACTTGGTAGCATTCGTTTGGATTTCTTAGCATTTGCAGTACAGGTTGTTCCCTTGGTTTTAGATGCTAATTCCCCGATGAGTGTTGTCATGGAGGCAAAGCATCCAAAGCAAAATTTAAATAATCATGTCCTCAGACTCAGGCATTATTTAACAAGTTTGAATGCACGATATGGGTTGCTGACTAATGGTAAGGAAATCAGAATTTATGAAAAAAATAAAAATGATATTCAGCTAGTTTTTCAGTGTTTGGGTAAGGATGTTGAAACAAGGATAGAGGAAATTAAAGAATTTATTGGTAGAGTAAATCTGAAAGAGAGACATTTATTAGATAATTCAAATTTTCAAATATTTGAACATGGTTTAAATCTGGAAACAAAGAGGCAAAATTCCATGAAAATAATTGCAGTCTACCACAACAAAGGCGGTGTTGGGAAAACAACAACTGTAGTTAATTTAGCTGCTGCTATTCGTAAACAAGGTAAAAAAGTCTTGGTAATTGACCTTGACAGTCAGGCTAATACTACATTTGCCACTGGTTTGGTCAAATTTGATGATGAAGAATTTGATGATATTAAAGATTCTAACGTTTTTCATATATTGCATTCAGAGGATTTTTTCCCAGTTTCAGAAATTGCGAGAAAATCCAATTTTTGTGATCCAGGAATTCAGGTACTTCCTGCACATATAAATTTGATAAAACAAGAAACTGAACTAAATGCACTTGACTATAGTAGGCTTATACTCATTGAAAAACTGGAGGAAGTAAAAGAACAATACGACGTTGTACTAATTGATACTCCACCTTCTTTAAATTTGTATGCCAAAATTGCTTTAATTGCTACAGATTATCTGATCATACCATCAGATTTAAAACCTTTTGCAAATCAAGGT comes from the Nodularia sp. NIES-3585 genome and includes:
- the ileS gene encoding isoleucine--tRNA ligase, with amino-acid sequence MTEPGNYKDTVNLPKTKFDMRANAIKREPEIQKFWAENNIYDRLSQENPGELFILHDGPPYANGSLHIGHALNKILKDIINRYQLLQGRKVRYVAGWDCHGLPIELKVLQKMKSAERQSLTPLKLREKAKEFALATVDEQRECFKRYGIWGDWEHPYLTLKPEYEAAQIGVFGQMVLKGYIYRGLKPVHWSPSSKTALAEAELEYPEGHTSRSIYAAFPVTGLSEAAKPVLGEFLPNLGVAIWTTTPWTIPGNLAVAVNGDLNYSVVEVEPHPPTPSPQAGRGSEEGTEGVRFRYLIVAADLVERLSATLSTQLTVKATFKGQVLEHSTYRHPLFDRESPVVVGGDYITTESGTGLVHTAPGHGQEDYIVGQRYGLPILAPVDDNGDFTQEAGEFAGLNVLGDGNQAVIDALTAAGSLLKEEAYAHKYPYDWRTKKPTIFRATEQWFASVAGFRDEALKAIASVKWIPAQGENRIRPMVAERSDWCISRQRSWGVPIPVFYDEATGEPLLNEESINHVQGIIAEKGSNAWWEMSVEELLPESYRNNGKSYRKGTDTMDVWFDSGSSWASVVKQRPELRYPADMYLEGSDQHRGWFQSSLLTSVAVNGIAPYKTVLTHGFVLDEQGRKMSKSVGNVVDPQIVINGGKDQKKEPPYGADILRLWASSVDYSSDVRLGGTIIKQMNDVRGKIRNTARFLLGSLHDFDPVKDAVPLSDLPELDRYMLHRMTEVFEEVTAAFESFQFFRFFQTVLNFCVVDLSNFYLDVAKDRLYISSPDAFRRRSCQTVLQIALENLARAIAPVLCHTAEDIWQFIPYQTPCKSVFEAGWLQVNEKWRNPELAQFWEKVRKIRDDVNKVLEQARGEKMIGSSLEAKILLYVKDEQLRSAVKARNPEIGNGIDELRYLFITSQVEVLDSAEALQGLKYNLQSDSWGIAVVDAEGKKCDRCWNYSTHVGESAEHPLLCERCVPALAGEF
- a CDS encoding AAA family ATPase, which translates into the protein MPFNPELCRNESEVESKLIVQYLLPQLGYTPDTWHQEVALGSIRLDFLAFAVQVVPLVLDANSPMSVVMEAKHPKQNLNNHVLRLRHYLTSLNARYGLLTNGKEIRIYEKNKNDIQLVFQCLGKDVETRIEEIKEFIGRVNLKERHLLDNSNFQIFEHGLNLETKRQNSMKIIAVYHNKGGVGKTTTVVNLAAAIRKQGKKVLVIDLDSQANTTFATGLVKFDDEEFDDIKDSNVFHILHSEDFFPVSEIARKSNFCDPGIQVLPAHINLIKQETELNALDYSRLILIEKLEEVKEQYDVVLIDTPPSLNLYAKIALIATDYLIIPSDLKPFANQGLTNVKDFVKAINGFRKQVRKPPIEILGVLASKISTNNKFVQSTLKKRMERIPERYDITMMDTVIYERDDLAKCAEKVLIVGDMEIPDPISVLDFKPGSTSAQEFELLAKEVLQKIGLY
- a CDS encoding ParA family protein, with translation MGYVIATANMKGGVGKTTLTVNIATCLAKNHGKRVLVLDLDSQISATLSLMSPLDFAKLRKQRKTFRYLIDQVINPEPEAKLTIHDIIKSQVCNLSGLDLLPGDIDLYDEFLVSEMLHQQATALGEQDFETVWNRFERVLINNILKPVRDEYDFILLDCAPGYNLLTRSALAASDFYILPAKPEPLSVVGIQLLERRIAQLKDSHEQEAKIDIKMLGIVFSMASSNLLNGRYYRQVMHRVVEDFGVDKICKAQIPVDMNVAKAVDSFMPVVLTAPQSSGSKAFFQLTQELLQKL